A region of Deinococcus rubellus DNA encodes the following proteins:
- a CDS encoding amino acid ABC transporter permease, with protein sequence MDTLIPILQSAWAALPTLLLGTRLTIGFALAAMVLGLPLGLLVAMLRLYAPGWLKWLASLYVSFIRGTPLLVQIFVIYYGLPSLGLTLSPVVGGVLALTLNAAAYLSETMRAAILSIPRGQREAAYSLGLSRLQAMQLIVLPQAARVALPSLGNSLIGLVKDTSLVSVITVVELLRSAQLVIARTFEPFGPYLAAALIYWAVSSLLELVQRRLEVRLSRGAA encoded by the coding sequence ATGGACACCCTGATTCCCATTCTGCAAAGTGCCTGGGCCGCCCTGCCCACGCTGCTCCTCGGCACCCGGCTGACCATTGGGTTCGCGCTGGCGGCGATGGTGCTGGGGTTGCCGCTGGGCCTCCTGGTGGCCATGCTGCGGCTCTATGCCCCCGGCTGGCTGAAGTGGCTGGCGTCGCTCTATGTCTCGTTCATTCGCGGCACACCGCTGCTGGTGCAGATTTTCGTGATCTATTACGGCCTGCCCAGTCTGGGTCTGACGCTCAGCCCGGTGGTGGGCGGGGTGCTGGCGCTCACGCTCAATGCCGCTGCCTACCTATCCGAGACGATGCGCGCCGCCATCCTGAGTATTCCGCGCGGCCAGCGCGAAGCGGCCTACAGCCTGGGCCTCAGCCGCCTTCAGGCCATGCAACTGATCGTCTTGCCGCAGGCGGCGCGGGTGGCCCTGCCCAGCCTCGGCAACAGCCTGATCGGGCTGGTGAAAGACACCTCGCTGGTATCGGTCATCACGGTGGTGGAACTGCTCAGAAGCGCCCAACTGGTGATCGCCCGCACCTTCGAGCCGTTCGGGCCGTACCTGGCGGCGGCGCTGATCTACTGGGCCGTCAGCAGCTTGCTGGAACTGGTGCAGCGGCGGCTGGAGGTGCGGCTCTCCAGGGGAGCGGCTTAA
- a CDS encoding transporter substrate-binding domain-containing protein has protein sequence MRSLTLLAATLLTASFTAQAAPSTTNLGIITPGTLTIGMEGTYPPFTYKDAQGNLTGFDVDIARAVAAKLGLKSQFVLTEFSGILAGLQANKYDVIVNQIGITPERQKAIAFSAPYAYSSPQIIVKKSGSFAPKTLADLKGKRVGVGLGSNFEQQLTQAGGINVVTYPGAPEYLADLAAGRLDAAYNDRLLVGYLIKSQNLPIKGAGVIGQPEAVGIAIKKTNTGLKAAIDKALLQIKADGTYAKISRQWFGQDVSKP, from the coding sequence ATGCGTTCATTGACTTTGCTCGCGGCCACACTGTTGACTGCCAGCTTCACTGCCCAGGCTGCCCCCAGTACCACCAACCTCGGCATCATCACGCCCGGTACCCTCACCATCGGTATGGAGGGCACCTATCCGCCGTTTACCTACAAAGATGCCCAGGGCAACCTGACCGGCTTCGATGTGGACATTGCCAGAGCTGTGGCGGCCAAGCTCGGCCTCAAGTCCCAGTTCGTGCTGACCGAGTTCAGCGGCATCCTGGCGGGCCTGCAGGCCAACAAGTACGACGTGATCGTCAACCAGATCGGCATTACGCCGGAGCGCCAGAAAGCCATTGCCTTCAGTGCGCCCTACGCCTACTCCTCGCCGCAGATCATCGTAAAAAAGAGCGGCAGCTTTGCGCCCAAGACACTGGCCGACCTCAAGGGCAAGCGCGTGGGCGTGGGCCTGGGCAGCAACTTCGAGCAGCAGCTCACCCAGGCAGGTGGCATCAACGTGGTGACCTATCCCGGTGCGCCCGAGTACCTCGCTGACTTGGCCGCCGGACGCTTGGACGCCGCCTACAATGACCGTCTGCTGGTCGGCTACCTGATCAAGTCGCAGAATCTGCCGATTAAAGGCGCGGGCGTCATCGGCCAGCCGGAAGCGGTGGGCATTGCCATCAAGAAGACCAACACCGGCCTGAAAGCGGCTATTGACAAGGCCCTGTTGCAGATCAAGGCCGATGGCACGTATGCCAAGATCAGCCGCCAGTGGTTCGGTCAGGACGTCAGCAAACCGTGA
- a CDS encoding carbonic anhydrase: MSELDPREVERRLLDAIRRGPSMQEIASLKHADVRSPSAAIQALQDGNARFFSGEASRPELGANERRAQIMGQTPFAAILACSDSRVPVELVFDQGFGHLFVVRVAGNVMDDSGLATLEYAILHLDIHLLVVLGHEGCGAVTAALLPEADILAEPPALRGLIRSIQPSLVNLPPIRDKKARMREAVINNVRYQVAALRGQDVIAEAERRGQIQVIGGFYEIGSGAVDLLTNEEDLRV; this comes from the coding sequence ATGAGTGAACTAGACCCCCGCGAGGTGGAGCGCCGCCTGCTCGACGCCATCCGGCGCGGCCCCAGCATGCAGGAGATCGCCAGCCTCAAGCATGCCGATGTGCGGTCGCCCAGCGCTGCCATTCAGGCCCTGCAAGACGGCAACGCCCGCTTCTTTTCCGGTGAGGCGTCGCGTCCCGAACTGGGAGCCAACGAGCGCCGCGCCCAGATCATGGGGCAGACCCCCTTTGCCGCCATACTGGCCTGCTCGGACAGCCGGGTGCCGGTGGAACTGGTGTTCGATCAGGGCTTCGGCCACCTCTTCGTGGTGCGGGTGGCGGGCAACGTGATGGACGACAGCGGCCTCGCCACGCTGGAATACGCCATCCTGCACCTCGACATTCACCTGCTGGTGGTGCTGGGCCATGAGGGCTGCGGGGCCGTCACTGCCGCCCTCCTTCCGGAAGCCGACATTCTGGCCGAGCCGCCGGCCCTGAGAGGGTTGATCCGCAGCATTCAGCCGAGCCTGGTCAACCTGCCGCCGATCCGCGACAAGAAAGCCCGGATGCGCGAGGCGGTCATCAACAACGTGCGCTATCAGGTCGCCGCTCTGCGTGGGCAGGACGTGATTGCTGAGGCCGAGCGGCGTGGCCAGATTCAGGTGATCGGTGGCTTCTACGAGATCGGCTCCGGCGCGGTGGACTTGCTGACCAATGAGGAAGATCTGCGTGTCTGA
- a CDS encoding arsinothricin resistance N-acetyltransferase ArsN1 family A: MAALIRPAAEPDLPTLARIYNAGILGRNATFETRLRVPDDLRGWLAGPGPCLVLQKGGSVLGFARGGEYSNRECYAGILDHGVYVAPEAQGRGYGAALLLALQEAARAAGFHKLTSRVFVRNSASRAAHRKAGFREVGTHLRHAQLDGEWLDVVTVELSLWRAINPPSPSAPKPESP, translated from the coding sequence GTGGCGGCCCTGATCCGTCCTGCTGCCGAGCCTGATTTGCCCACCCTGGCCCGCATTTACAATGCCGGAATCCTGGGCCGCAACGCCACCTTCGAGACGCGCCTGAGAGTTCCAGACGACCTGCGCGGCTGGCTGGCTGGCCCTGGCCCCTGCCTGGTATTGCAGAAGGGCGGCTCGGTGCTGGGCTTCGCGCGCGGCGGCGAGTACAGTAACCGGGAATGCTACGCGGGCATTCTGGATCACGGCGTCTATGTGGCCCCGGAGGCGCAGGGCCGGGGATACGGCGCGGCGCTGCTGCTGGCCTTGCAGGAGGCCGCCCGCGCCGCTGGGTTTCATAAGCTGACCAGCCGGGTGTTCGTCCGCAACAGTGCCAGCCGGGCCGCTCACCGCAAGGCGGGATTTAGGGAGGTCGGCACCCACCTGCGGCACGCCCAACTGGACGGCGAATGGCTGGACGTGGTGACGGTGGAACTCAGTCTCTGGCGAGCAATCAACCCCCCTTCGCCGTCAGCACCAAAGCCTGAATCTCCCTGA
- a CDS encoding aminotransferase class I/II-fold pyridoxal phosphate-dependent enzyme: MTGFTKTSVWTSRRAANVPESVFALMDAAKMRARSSGRSIIDLSIGSSDLAPPQAALAALRDATFDPQTYQYPLFSHTAPLRWAAAAYLERRYGLRLDPDTEILPLIGAQEGLAHLLLAVTDPGDTLLLPDPCYPPYYGAAAVAGLRTWPLPLTAERQFLPDLNAVPDTVRARTLLLNYPNNPTSATVPDGFFERVRAWCAGRGILLIHDHPYAELTFGGYRAPSALEGGTAGVVELHSLSKTHHMGGFRVGFAAGDPEALAALARVKGAVDFHPYLGIQAAAVAALNTPASGLEVFQARRDALVPALHALGWAAEWPQASMYVWARPPGLTGSVSYAVRAAEDTGVALAPGRAFGERGEGYLRFALVQPPEMLREAAARLAGVPVV, translated from the coding sequence ATGACTGGTTTCACCAAAACGTCCGTGTGGACTTCCAGGCGGGCTGCCAACGTGCCCGAGAGCGTCTTCGCGCTGATGGACGCTGCCAAGATGCGCGCCCGGTCCAGCGGCCGAAGCATCATCGACCTCAGCATCGGCTCCTCGGACCTTGCGCCGCCGCAAGCAGCCCTGGCCGCCCTGCGCGACGCCACTTTCGACCCACAAACGTATCAGTACCCGCTGTTCTCGCACACGGCTCCGCTGAGGTGGGCGGCAGCGGCCTACCTGGAGCGGCGCTACGGCCTGCGCCTCGACCCCGACACTGAGATCCTGCCGCTGATCGGCGCTCAGGAAGGGCTGGCCCATCTGCTGCTGGCCGTTACCGATCCTGGTGACACGCTGCTGCTGCCCGACCCCTGCTATCCGCCCTACTACGGTGCGGCGGCAGTGGCGGGACTGCGGACCTGGCCGCTCCCACTGACCGCCGAGCGCCAGTTTCTGCCGGATCTCAACGCCGTGCCGGACACCGTGCGGGCCCGTACCCTGCTGCTCAACTACCCCAACAATCCCACCTCGGCCACCGTGCCGGACGGCTTTTTTGAGCGGGTGCGGGCGTGGTGCGCCGGGCGCGGCATCCTGCTCATTCATGACCATCCCTACGCTGAGCTGACCTTCGGCGGCTACCGTGCTCCCAGCGCGCTGGAAGGCGGCACGGCGGGTGTGGTGGAGCTGCACAGCTTATCCAAGACCCACCACATGGGCGGCTTCCGGGTCGGCTTCGCGGCGGGCGACCCGGAAGCGCTGGCGGCGCTGGCCCGCGTCAAGGGCGCGGTGGATTTTCACCCGTATCTGGGCATTCAGGCGGCGGCGGTGGCGGCACTGAACACGCCTGCCAGTGGGCTGGAAGTCTTTCAGGCGCGGCGAGACGCCCTGGTTCCGGCGCTGCACGCGCTCGGCTGGGCTGCCGAGTGGCCGCAGGCCAGCATGTATGTCTGGGCGCGGCCCCCGGGCCTGACGGGCAGCGTTTCCTACGCCGTGCGCGCTGCCGAGGACACTGGCGTGGCGCTGGCTCCGGGCCGGGCCTTCGGAGAGCGGGGGGAGGGCTACCTGCGCTTCGCCCTGGTCCAGCCGCCGGAAATGCTGCGGGAAGCGGCTGCGCGGCTGGCAGGGGTGCCGGTTGTCTGA
- a CDS encoding GNAT family N-acetyltransferase, producing the protein MPDDFLALARVHVQRWDETYQGPMPDDFLTVMTSEVRRERRQTLWRHSLEADKESELVGFISGGPTDSTGYDAELFTLYLLKLAQGSGMEWALVGGLAQGLASSGHRPLMLWVLDSNSTRAFYEHLGEVAHGWTQLEALL; encoded by the coding sequence GTGCCGGACGACTTCCTCGCTCTGGCCCGCGTCCACGTCCAGCGCTGGGACGAGACGTACCAGGGTCCGATGCCGGACGACTTCCTGACGGTCATGACCAGTGAGGTCAGGCGCGAACGCCGCCAGACACTGTGGCGGCATTCGCTGGAAGCGGATAAAGAGAGCGAGTTGGTGGGCTTCATCTCCGGCGGGCCGACAGACTCTACCGGGTACGACGCCGAATTGTTCACCCTCTACCTGCTCAAATTGGCCCAGGGCAGTGGGATGGAGTGGGCGCTGGTGGGCGGGCTAGCGCAGGGTCTCGCCTCGAGCGGTCACCGCCCGCTGATGCTGTGGGTGCTGGACAGCAATTCCACGCGGGCCTTTTACGAGCACCTGGGTGAAGTGGCGCACGGCTGGACGCAGCTGGAGGCGTTGCTTTAA
- a CDS encoding flavin reductase family protein: MTDSRLTFDFSALSTAERYKLVTGVVVPRPIAWVSTFNPDGSVNLAPFSFFGLMGSDPAVVAFSPGDRAAGVPKDTARNIGPGGEFVINLVSYGAAQAMNLSATDFPADQAEPEHLGIALSASVRVKVPRVSLSPASLECREVQTVTLGHTRIVLGEVLALSIAAEHMQDPEKHYVDTPSLDLIGRMGGRGGYATTRDAFEIPRLTYQQWLLEQPGSGDDDA, encoded by the coding sequence ATGACCGATTCGCGTCTGACCTTCGATTTTTCTGCCCTGTCCACCGCCGAGCGCTACAAACTCGTCACCGGGGTGGTGGTGCCGCGCCCGATTGCCTGGGTCAGCACCTTCAACCCGGACGGCAGCGTCAACCTCGCGCCGTTCAGCTTCTTCGGGCTGATGGGGTCCGACCCGGCGGTGGTGGCCTTCTCGCCGGGTGACCGCGCTGCGGGCGTTCCCAAGGACACCGCCCGCAATATCGGCCCTGGGGGAGAGTTCGTGATCAATCTAGTGAGTTACGGCGCGGCCCAGGCCATGAACCTCAGCGCCACCGATTTTCCGGCAGATCAGGCCGAACCCGAGCACCTGGGCATCGCGCTCTCGGCGTCGGTGCGGGTCAAGGTGCCGCGTGTGTCACTCAGCCCGGCCAGCCTGGAGTGCCGCGAGGTCCAGACCGTCACCCTGGGCCACACCCGCATCGTGCTGGGCGAGGTGCTGGCCCTCAGCATCGCCGCCGAGCATATGCAGGACCCCGAGAAGCACTACGTGGACACGCCTTCGCTCGATCTGATCGGGCGCATGGGCGGGCGCGGCGGCTACGCGACCACCCGCGACGCCTTCGAGATTCCGCGTCTGACGTATCAGCAGTGGCTCTTAGAGCAGCCAGGCTCCGGGGATGACGACGCCTGA
- the ypfJ gene encoding KPN_02809 family neutral zinc metallopeptidase encodes MDWKNLPGSGNIEDRRGGGGGGGIPGGGVAVGGIGAVIIALIAMFFGIDPSSILGGGNSGGSVQQSQPQAQSQPQRQSQGQTRTSTPPADITGQFVEKILGSTNDVWTKVFQAAGKQYTPPTLVLYSGRTQGGCGTANSAVGPFYCPLDSKVYLDTSFFDEMKQKLGGGGDFAYAYVIAHEIGHHVQNELGISDQAERAQRSAKSEAAANQVSVRLELQADCFAGVWGNKTAQYTKITQTDVQQALSTASAIGDDNLQKQGRGYAVPDSFTHGTAAQRTKWFTTGLKGGDPNQCDTFKGAYSSL; translated from the coding sequence ATGGACTGGAAAAACCTGCCGGGCAGCGGCAACATCGAGGACCGGCGCGGCGGAGGCGGCGGGGGCGGCATTCCCGGCGGCGGGGTCGCGGTGGGGGGCATCGGGGCCGTCATCATCGCCCTGATCGCCATGTTCTTCGGCATTGATCCCAGCAGCATCCTGGGCGGCGGCAATTCGGGCGGGTCGGTGCAGCAGTCGCAGCCCCAAGCGCAATCACAGCCCCAGCGGCAGAGTCAGGGGCAGACCCGGACCAGCACCCCGCCTGCCGACATCACCGGGCAGTTCGTGGAGAAGATTCTGGGCAGCACCAACGATGTCTGGACCAAGGTCTTTCAGGCGGCGGGCAAGCAGTACACCCCGCCGACACTGGTGCTCTATTCCGGCAGAACCCAGGGCGGCTGCGGCACGGCCAACAGCGCGGTGGGGCCGTTTTATTGCCCGCTCGACAGCAAGGTGTACCTCGACACCAGCTTCTTTGACGAGATGAAGCAAAAACTCGGCGGCGGCGGCGACTTTGCCTACGCCTACGTCATCGCCCACGAGATCGGCCACCATGTCCAGAACGAGCTGGGCATCTCAGATCAGGCCGAGCGTGCCCAGCGCAGCGCCAAAAGCGAGGCGGCGGCCAATCAGGTCAGCGTGCGCCTGGAACTTCAGGCCGACTGCTTTGCCGGGGTGTGGGGCAACAAGACCGCCCAGTACACCAAGATCACCCAGACCGACGTGCAGCAGGCCCTCAGCACCGCCAGCGCCATCGGCGACGACAATCTGCAAAAGCAGGGCCGGGGCTACGCCGTGCCGGATTCGTTCACGCACGGCACCGCCGCTCAGCGCACCAAATGGTTCACCACCGGTCTGAAGGGCGGCGACCCCAACCAGTGCGACACCTTCAAGGGCGCGTACAGCAGCCTCTGA
- a CDS encoding M48 family metallopeptidase — protein MSPPLPLLPGLSVGGLPVQLRRSQRRTVSLRVTAQGLTVYAPQRTEEAKLRCFVEDKRAWAERHLHRLQQREPVTALLTDGFVLPLLGEALILRALPDLKRAQQVGTDLHAPSAALVSAVEVWYKTEAPRHFTPIVQHFADQLGRGRPLSAVKITNAAGRWGSCTAAGAVRLHWRLLMAPPEILRYVAAHEVAHLAELNHSPRYWAEVARLFPEYRAAKHWLKEHGAALMQPWH, from the coding sequence GTGTCCCCTCCCCTCCCCCTGCTGCCTGGCCTCTCGGTGGGCGGCCTGCCGGTGCAACTCCGCCGCAGCCAGCGCCGCACGGTCAGTCTGCGCGTCACGGCCCAGGGCCTGACCGTCTACGCCCCGCAGCGCACCGAGGAAGCCAAGTTGCGCTGCTTTGTGGAAGACAAACGCGCCTGGGCCGAGCGGCACCTGCACCGGCTCCAGCAGCGTGAGCCGGTGACTGCGCTCCTTACCGACGGTTTCGTGCTGCCACTGCTGGGCGAGGCGCTCATCCTGCGGGCGCTGCCGGACCTCAAGCGGGCGCAGCAGGTCGGCACAGACCTCCACGCCCCCTCAGCGGCGCTCGTCAGTGCCGTGGAAGTCTGGTACAAAACCGAGGCTCCCCGCCACTTCACGCCCATCGTCCAGCACTTCGCCGACCAATTGGGCCGGGGCCGCCCGCTGAGCGCCGTCAAGATCACCAATGCCGCTGGCCGCTGGGGCAGCTGCACAGCGGCGGGAGCGGTGCGCCTGCACTGGCGGCTGCTCATGGCTCCGCCGGAGATCCTGCGCTACGTGGCGGCCCACGAGGTCGCCCACCTCGCCGAACTCAACCACTCGCCGCGCTACTGGGCCGAGGTCGCGCGCCTCTTTCCCGAGTACCGGGCCGCCAAACACTGGCTCAAAGAGCACGGCGCAGCGCTGATGCAGCCCTGGCACTGA
- a CDS encoding phosphatase PAP2 family protein: MLLWTRQHWRQLLTLALLILLPLFVLGKLADDIREREVFGFDAPVTLWLRANAPAWFRQVALVLSAFGSATWMTPVSALLLVVFWRKSAAMGRYFLFSLGGVMLLNILLKALIGRVRPQIVAWLWQEGDKSFPSGHATMAAALTVTLVALLWRTGWRWPLIVVGTLYTLLMGTARVYVGVHYPTDVLGGWALGVGWAAGTALVLWPRLRQAQQHAEQPGAVAHAD; encoded by the coding sequence ATGCTGCTCTGGACCCGCCAGCACTGGCGACAACTCCTCACCCTGGCCCTGCTGATCCTGCTGCCACTGTTCGTGCTGGGCAAGCTTGCCGACGACATCCGCGAGCGTGAGGTCTTCGGGTTTGATGCCCCCGTGACGCTGTGGCTGAGGGCCAATGCCCCGGCCTGGTTCCGGCAGGTGGCGCTGGTCCTGAGTGCCTTCGGCAGCGCCACCTGGATGACGCCGGTGAGCGCGCTGCTGCTGGTCGTCTTCTGGCGCAAGTCCGCCGCGATGGGGCGCTATTTTCTGTTCTCGCTAGGCGGCGTGATGCTGCTCAATATTCTGCTCAAGGCGCTGATTGGCCGGGTCCGTCCGCAGATCGTGGCCTGGCTGTGGCAGGAGGGCGACAAGAGTTTTCCGAGTGGTCACGCGACGATGGCTGCCGCCCTCACTGTGACGCTGGTGGCGCTGCTATGGCGCACTGGCTGGCGGTGGCCGCTGATCGTGGTCGGCACCCTCTACACCCTGCTGATGGGCACGGCGCGGGTCTATGTGGGCGTGCATTACCCCACCGATGTGCTGGGCGGCTGGGCACTGGGCGTCGGCTGGGCAGCGGGCACCGCGCTGGTGCTGTGGCCCCGGCTACGGCAGGCCCAGCAGCATGCCGAGCAGCCGGGTGCGGTGGCGCACGCCGACTGA
- the dnaA gene encoding chromosomal replication initiator protein DnaA, translating into MQAYVRKNISEVEYHTWFAPVRAIGVEQGALVLGVRNSFAQEWFRKHYLELLEDALRSLGASNPQVSFQVLPAAQDTLMMAEPPPAAPRPSLRAAPVSPVPAPNLNPKYIFENFVVGPNNNLAHAAALAVAESPGKAYNPLFIYGDVGLGKTHLMHAVGHYMTERFPGKRVEYVSTESFTNDLINAIRDDKMAQFRNRYRSVDLLLVDDIQFLAGKERTQEEFFHTFNALYENHKQIILSSDRPPREIQTLEGRLRSRFEWGLITDIQSPEYETRVAILKMNAEHNRIDIPQDVLELIARQVTANIRELEGAMMRVVAFASLNNVPFSRAVAAKALSHVFTPLEIKVEMKDVLRTVAARYGLGAEVLRGSGRMREVVVPRQIAMYLIRDLTSHSLPEIGSFFDRDHSTVMHAISKVTDNLQKDAELTLTIDELRRQLSGLDDLENDVQGTRF; encoded by the coding sequence GTGCAGGCTTACGTCCGCAAAAATATCTCAGAAGTCGAATACCACACTTGGTTCGCCCCGGTGCGGGCCATTGGCGTGGAGCAGGGCGCACTGGTGCTGGGTGTGCGCAACAGCTTCGCGCAGGAGTGGTTCAGAAAACATTACCTCGAACTGCTCGAAGACGCCCTGAGGTCGCTGGGCGCAAGCAATCCGCAGGTCAGCTTTCAGGTGCTGCCCGCTGCCCAGGACACCTTGATGATGGCCGAGCCGCCGCCCGCCGCACCGCGTCCGAGTCTCCGCGCCGCGCCAGTCTCCCCGGTGCCCGCGCCAAACCTCAATCCCAAGTACATCTTCGAAAATTTCGTGGTGGGACCCAACAACAATCTGGCCCACGCGGCGGCGCTGGCGGTGGCCGAGTCACCCGGCAAGGCCTACAACCCGCTCTTTATCTACGGCGACGTGGGCCTGGGCAAGACCCACCTGATGCACGCCGTGGGCCACTACATGACCGAGCGTTTTCCTGGTAAGCGGGTCGAGTACGTCTCCACCGAGTCGTTTACCAACGATCTGATCAATGCCATTCGCGACGACAAGATGGCGCAGTTTCGGAACCGCTACCGCAGCGTGGATCTTCTGCTCGTCGACGATATTCAGTTTCTGGCGGGCAAGGAACGCACCCAGGAGGAGTTCTTCCACACCTTCAATGCGCTCTACGAAAACCATAAGCAGATCATCCTGAGTTCCGACCGTCCACCGCGCGAGATCCAGACGCTCGAGGGCCGCCTGAGAAGCCGCTTCGAGTGGGGCCTGATCACTGATATCCAGTCGCCGGAATACGAAACGCGGGTGGCAATTCTCAAGATGAATGCCGAGCACAACCGCATCGACATTCCGCAGGACGTGCTGGAACTGATCGCCCGGCAGGTTACGGCCAACATCCGTGAGTTGGAGGGCGCGATGATGCGGGTGGTGGCGTTTGCCAGCCTCAACAACGTGCCGTTCTCGCGCGCGGTGGCGGCCAAGGCGCTCTCGCACGTCTTCACCCCACTGGAGATCAAGGTGGAGATGAAAGACGTGCTGCGAACCGTGGCGGCCCGTTACGGCCTCGGAGCCGAAGTGCTGCGCGGGTCGGGCCGCATGCGCGAGGTGGTGGTACCGCGCCAGATCGCCATGTACCTCATCCGCGACCTCACCAGTCACTCGCTTCCCGAAATCGGCAGCTTCTTCGACCGCGACCACTCGACGGTCATGCACGCCATTTCAAAAGTCACCGACAACCTCCAGAAAGACGCCGAGCTTACATTGACCATCGATGAACTCAGACGCCAGCTCAGCGGCCTGGACGATCTCGAAAATGACGTGCAGGGCACCCGATTCTGA
- the dnaN gene encoding DNA polymerase III subunit beta: MQAHVTKKTLSEGLGLLERVIPSRSSNPLLTALKIEANERGLTLSGTNLEIDLSCVVAAEIQQPASLVVPAHLLAQIVRNLGGELVELELSGSELSVRASGSEFKLQTGDLDAYPELVFSSQVDATLSASELARSLSSVRYAASNEAFQAVFRGIKVEQNGQMARVVASDGFRLALREFSAPGEARNMIIPARSADELVRVLRDGEVHLSYGEGLLGVQTDRVRMNVKLLDGDFPDYERVIPRDIKLTVTLPAAALKEAVSRVAVLADKNANNRVEFQVSEGKLRLAAEGDYGRGQDTLDVHQEGSEPAMSLGFNAKYVLDALGPIEGDAEMRFSGPTSPAMFRASGDGGYLAVVVPLRV, encoded by the coding sequence ATGCAAGCACACGTCACCAAGAAAACCCTCAGCGAAGGACTGGGCCTGCTCGAACGGGTTATTCCCAGCCGCAGCAGCAATCCCCTCCTCACAGCGCTGAAAATTGAAGCCAACGAACGTGGGTTGACACTGAGCGGCACCAACCTCGAAATCGATCTCAGTTGCGTGGTTGCAGCGGAAATTCAGCAACCGGCGTCGCTGGTGGTCCCAGCGCACCTGCTGGCGCAGATCGTGCGTAACCTGGGCGGCGAACTCGTTGAACTCGAACTCAGTGGCTCGGAACTCTCGGTGCGGGCCAGCGGCTCGGAATTCAAGCTCCAAACCGGCGACCTCGACGCTTACCCCGAACTGGTGTTTTCCTCGCAGGTGGACGCCACCCTCAGCGCCTCGGAACTGGCCCGCTCGCTTTCCAGCGTGCGCTACGCCGCCAGCAACGAGGCGTTCCAGGCAGTGTTCCGGGGGATCAAGGTCGAGCAAAACGGCCAGATGGCGCGGGTGGTGGCCTCCGACGGCTTCCGGCTGGCCCTGCGCGAGTTCAGCGCGCCCGGTGAGGCCAGGAATATGATCATTCCGGCCCGCAGTGCCGACGAACTGGTGCGGGTGCTGCGTGACGGTGAGGTGCATCTGAGCTACGGCGAGGGCCTCCTCGGTGTCCAGACCGACCGGGTCCGCATGAATGTCAAGCTGCTTGACGGCGACTTCCCCGATTACGAGCGGGTCATTCCGCGCGACATCAAGCTCACCGTGACGCTGCCCGCCGCCGCGCTCAAGGAAGCCGTCTCGCGGGTGGCCGTGCTGGCCGATAAGAATGCCAACAACCGGGTCGAGTTTCAGGTCAGCGAGGGCAAGTTGCGATTGGCTGCCGAGGGCGACTATGGGCGCGGTCAGGACACCCTGGACGTGCACCAGGAGGGCAGCGAACCGGCCATGAGCCTGGGCTTCAATGCCAAATACGTTCTCGACGCGCTCGGCCCGATTGAGGGCGACGCTGAGATGCGCTTTTCCGGCCCCACCAGCCCGGCCATGTTCAGGGCCAGCGGTGACGGCGGTTACCTCGCGGTGGTCGTGCCGCTGCGGGTCTGA